GCTGCAACAGGCGGTGCAGGTGATCACCCATCTCAGCCTGCTGCTCGCGTTCAGCATCTTGGCCGGCACCTCGACCGATCTGTCCCACTTCGTCCCGGACGCCACGGTGCTGTACCTGCTCGCCGGTGTCGGCGTCGGCATCGTCGGCACGTTCATGTTCGTGCCGAAACTGCGCCGCTGGCTGAACAACGCGGTCCGCCCGCAACTGCAGGAGGTCCTCGGCGAGCTCGCCGACCTCGCCCGCGACCCCAAGCGTTCGGCGGTGATCGTCCTCGGCTGCGCGGCGATCACCCTCGGCCTCGCCGGCGCGCTCTGGGCCAGCGTCGAGGCGTTCGGTGGCGGCACCACCTTCATCACCGTCACCATCGTCACCATGATCGGCGGCACCCTGGCCTCGGCCGCGCCGACCCCGGGTGGCGTCGGCGCGGTCGAGGCCGCGCTGATCGGCGGCCTGGCCGCCTTCGGGCTGCCCGCGAACATCGCGGTGCCCTCGGTGCTGCTCTACCGCGTGCTCACCTGCTGGCTTCCGGTGTTCTGCGGTTGGGCGACCATGCGCTGGCTGGCGAAGAAGGACCTGATCTAGGTTCGGTCCGGCACGGCTCGCGGCTTGGTGGCCGACAGGACGCCGGTCGCGGGACGCACGACGACGAACTCGACGTCCTCGAAACCGGTGGCCTCCAGCATGTCTCGATACCGGCGAATGTCGATGCCCGCCATGGGATCACCGTGGTCGTCGCCGTGGCCGGTGTCGTGGGTGCGGTGGGCCGCGAACCGGGCCATCACGCGCACGGCGGTGGAGCGGAGCGGGTCGGTCGGATAGGTGTCGGCGAGCAGCAACCGGCCGCCGGGCCGCAGTACCCGAAACATCTGCGCGACGGCATCGGCACGGTGCGCCGCGGGGATGTGGTGCATGGCGAAGGTGCAGGTCACCAGATCGGCCGATACGTCGGGCAGCGGAAGCGACTGCGCGGTACCGCGTTCGAATCGGCAATTCGCCAGGTCGCGGCAACGCGCGGTCGCGTAGTCGACCATCTGCGGCGCCGGGTCGACACCGATGACCCGGCCGGCTCGGCGCGCCAGCACCCGAGCGAGGTCGCCCGGGCCGCAACCGACGTCGACGACATCGGCGTCGGGCGCCGGACGAGCCAGTCCGGCGAGGCGGGCGTTCAGACGGTCTCCTCCGCCGAGCAGGAAAGCGGCTTTGAACGCGCGGTAACGGCGCGGCTGGGTGAGCAGGACTCCGACGTCGTCGTGCGAAGTGATGGCAGACTGTGGTTCGTTTCGGGACATGAGTTCAGGATCTGCCGCCGTCGCGCTGCCGACCAGGGGCAATGCCCCGGGATCCGTCCGGAACCGGACGCATAGGAAACATCTGTCCGGGAGGCACCGTGCCGGAAGAACAAGACACCGCGGATCGCCGGGTGCGCCGCACCAGAGCCATGCTGCACCGGGCGCTGATCGAGCTGATGATCGAGCGCTCGTACGACCGGATCACCGTCCGCGACATCCTGGATCGCGCGGACGTCGGGCGGTCGACGTTCTACGCGCACTACCGCGACAAGGACGATCTCCTGCTGCGCAGCAGCACCGACTACCTACGCGCCGCCATGGCCGCGGCCGAGCCGGACGCCGACGCTCCCGAGCTGCTCGCCCCCGTGCGCACGCTATTCGGCCTGGCCGCAACTCATCCGGAGATCTACCGTGCGCTGCTCGGCCGCAAGAGCGGCACCGTGCTGCTGCGCACCACGCGGGTAATGGTCGCGCAGATCCTCGCCGAGCGGCTGGGCGAGCGGCTGGCGATGCCGGAGGACGAGTTCGCGACCACCGTGACGTTCCTGT
Above is a genomic segment from Nocardia sputorum containing:
- a CDS encoding class I SAM-dependent methyltransferase, whose product is MSRNEPQSAITSHDDVGVLLTQPRRYRAFKAAFLLGGGDRLNARLAGLARPAPDADVVDVGCGPGDLARVLARRAGRVIGVDPAPQMVDYATARCRDLANCRFERGTAQSLPLPDVSADLVTCTFAMHHIPAAHRADAVAQMFRVLRPGGRLLLADTYPTDPLRSTAVRVMARFAAHRTHDTGHGDDHGDPMAGIDIRRYRDMLEATGFEDVEFVVVRPATGVLSATKPRAVPDRT
- a CDS encoding TetR/AcrR family transcriptional regulator; amino-acid sequence: MPEEQDTADRRVRRTRAMLHRALIELMIERSYDRITVRDILDRADVGRSTFYAHYRDKDDLLLRSSTDYLRAAMAAAEPDADAPELLAPVRTLFGLAATHPEIYRALLGRKSGTVLLRTTRVMVAQILAERLGERLAMPEDEFATTVTFLSWGVVGLLGAIAEPHPPLSAEEAYHRLVRLVGPGLADRARD